One genomic window of Actinoalloteichus hoggarensis includes the following:
- a CDS encoding RNA-binding domain-containing protein has protein sequence MASVEGELRAILAGRSAAKCESAVLDFKEQKPQFKDACLDLADAAVCFANSQGGTIVVGVADAASGQAAFTGCTLDATRLRSRIHQLTQPPLLVEISELTFADRRLLKITVPEGIEVHSTTKGYTYHRINTDCIPMRPLEISRLADDRRGIDWSAASSGRQVNDLDPIALRYCRRLLASSADSARQRYAGFTDNDLLRALKLMTPDGLLTRSGEILLCAAAASAPQEVIVYQHKRTQSGEADAVLRLETPLLLAFEDVTQAIRTRQGITPVTLVSGQQIQIEDYPSAAIREALVNALVHGDWRIKAPINIEHSPQYLRITSPGPLVSGVTVDNILTRGSRARFPSLAAAFLLLGLAEEVGQGVDRMYREMIRSGRDVPQIEDDREEVRVLFRGQPPKTRVTKFLSTLPPEEQQDTDTLLIIRRLCQKKTVTAEGISKLIQRSESEAQDSLRRLAGNPANILEPTRGTINRKRPSYRLRAEALAELGSAVSYHSRAMEEIDKKVVEHLDDYGEINNRTIQRLFDIDVYQARDILQNLVGRGVIVRSSAQKRGVAVRYSAGPAFPGKKRPRVRRGKESTQGHPGEEALF, from the coding sequence GTGGCGTCTGTCGAAGGAGAACTGAGAGCGATCCTGGCCGGCCGCTCAGCGGCGAAGTGCGAGTCCGCGGTGCTGGATTTCAAGGAGCAGAAACCGCAGTTCAAGGACGCATGCCTCGATCTGGCGGATGCGGCAGTGTGCTTCGCCAACAGCCAAGGCGGGACTATCGTCGTCGGCGTGGCGGACGCCGCGTCGGGACAAGCGGCCTTCACCGGCTGCACTCTCGATGCGACCCGACTCCGCTCCAGGATCCACCAGCTCACCCAGCCACCGCTTCTGGTCGAGATCAGCGAACTCACTTTCGCCGACCGCAGACTTCTCAAGATAACCGTACCAGAAGGTATAGAAGTACATAGCACCACCAAGGGGTACACCTACCATCGGATCAACACCGACTGCATTCCCATGCGGCCGCTCGAGATATCACGATTGGCCGACGACAGGCGAGGAATCGATTGGTCGGCAGCGTCGAGTGGGCGACAGGTAAACGATCTGGATCCCATCGCACTTCGCTACTGTCGTCGACTCCTCGCATCTTCTGCAGACTCGGCCAGACAACGGTATGCCGGTTTCACTGACAACGATCTGCTCCGCGCCTTGAAACTGATGACCCCAGACGGTCTTCTCACGCGCAGCGGCGAGATACTACTCTGCGCCGCAGCCGCCAGCGCGCCGCAGGAAGTAATCGTGTACCAGCACAAAAGGACACAGTCCGGAGAAGCAGACGCCGTTCTACGACTTGAGACACCACTACTCCTGGCCTTCGAGGACGTGACCCAGGCGATTCGCACTCGACAAGGGATCACTCCGGTCACGCTCGTCAGCGGACAACAGATCCAGATTGAGGATTATCCTTCCGCCGCGATACGGGAAGCCCTGGTCAACGCGCTCGTTCACGGCGACTGGCGAATCAAGGCACCAATAAACATCGAGCATTCCCCACAGTACCTCCGGATCACCTCACCTGGCCCGCTCGTGTCCGGGGTGACGGTGGACAACATACTCACCAGGGGCTCTAGAGCCCGGTTCCCGTCCCTGGCCGCCGCCTTCCTTCTTCTCGGACTGGCGGAAGAGGTAGGCCAGGGCGTTGATCGCATGTACCGGGAGATGATCCGTTCCGGTCGCGACGTCCCACAAATCGAGGACGATCGCGAAGAAGTGCGCGTCCTGTTCCGGGGCCAGCCCCCGAAAACAAGGGTGACCAAATTCTTGTCCACCCTCCCACCCGAGGAGCAACAAGACACCGACACCCTGCTCATCATTCGCCGGCTATGCCAGAAGAAGACGGTCACCGCCGAGGGCATCTCTAAACTGATCCAGCGATCAGAGTCGGAAGCCCAGGATTCACTGCGCCGACTGGCCGGAAATCCGGCGAACATTCTGGAGCCGACTCGCGGAACCATCAACAGGAAGCGACCGTCGTATCGACTTCGGGCTGAAGCTCTCGCTGAACTCGGCAGCGCCGTCTCCTATCACAGTCGTGCCATGGAGGAGATCGACAAGAAAGTCGTGGAGCACCTCGACGACTACGGCGAGATCAACAATCGAACCATCCAACGTCTGTTCGACATCGACGTCTACCAGGCAAGGGACATCCTCCAGAACCTGGTCGGCCGGGGGGTCATCGTTCGCAGTTCCGCCCAGAAGCGCGGTGTGGCAGTGCGATATTCGGCAGGTCCCGCGTTCCCCGGTAAGAAGAGGCCACGGGTGCGGCGCGGAAAGGAGTCAACGCAGGGTCACCCCGGTGAGGAGGCCCTCTTCTGA
- a CDS encoding phosphoribosylaminoimidazolesuccinocarboxamide synthase, which produces MKKIHSGKVRDLYEIDSDLLLVASDRVSVYDVSLPTPVPDKGALLTRLSAWWFEQLSDVVPNHVISATDVPAEFAGRALRCRPLTMLPVECIARGYLVGMGLREYRKNGTVSGVALPEGLVEGSRLPEPIFTPTTKESDTGHDEFMTFEEVVELVGREQADRMRDLTLEIYTRGAERAGRNGIIVADTKLEFGLDSDGVLTLADEVLTSDSSRFWPADDWEPGRPQHAFDKQIVRDWATSTGWDKTPPGPAIPEEVVAETRARYTEVYERITGLRWNG; this is translated from the coding sequence ATGAAGAAGATCCACTCCGGCAAGGTGCGCGACCTGTATGAGATCGACTCCGATCTCCTGCTGGTCGCCTCGGACCGGGTGTCCGTGTACGACGTCTCGCTGCCGACGCCGGTGCCGGACAAGGGTGCCCTGCTGACTCGGCTCTCCGCGTGGTGGTTCGAGCAGCTGAGCGACGTCGTGCCGAACCACGTCATCTCGGCGACGGACGTGCCCGCCGAGTTCGCGGGCCGGGCGCTGCGGTGCAGGCCGTTGACCATGCTCCCGGTGGAGTGCATCGCCCGCGGCTACCTCGTCGGGATGGGGCTGCGCGAGTATCGGAAGAACGGCACCGTGTCGGGTGTGGCGCTGCCCGAGGGGCTCGTCGAGGGCAGCAGGCTGCCGGAGCCGATCTTCACCCCGACGACGAAGGAGTCCGACACCGGCCATGACGAGTTCATGACCTTCGAGGAGGTCGTCGAGCTGGTCGGCCGGGAGCAGGCCGACCGGATGCGGGACCTCACGCTCGAGATCTACACCCGCGGCGCCGAGCGGGCAGGCCGCAACGGGATCATCGTGGCCGACACGAAGCTGGAGTTCGGCCTGGACTCCGACGGCGTGCTCACGCTGGCCGACGAGGTGCTGACCTCCGACTCCTCGCGGTTCTGGCCTGCCGACGACTGGGAGCCCGGCCGACCGCAGCACGCCTTCGACAAGCAGATCGTCCGGGACTGGGCGACCAGCACGGGCTGGGACAAGACGCCGCCCGGACCGGCGATCCCCGAGGAGGTCGTCGCGGAGACGCGCGCCCGCTACACGGAGGTGTACGAGCGCATCACCGGCCTGCGTTGGAACGGCTGA
- a CDS encoding acyl-CoA dehydrogenase produces the protein MNSGFGTYQLADEHEALREAVRALAEKEIAPHAAEVDEQARFPQEARDALTKADLHAVHLPEEYGGQGADSVATCIVIEEVARVCASSSLIPAVNKLGSMPVLLAGSAELKAQVLPTVASDGAMISYALSEREAGSDTASMRTRARLDGDHWVLNGTKCWITNAGESAWYTVMAVTDPNATKKSDGISAFVVHADDPGFEVGSKERKLGIKGSPTREIHFSDCTIPADRIIGEPGTGLKTALRTLDHTRPTIGAQALGIAQGALDASLDYVKSRKQFGKPISDFQGVQFMLADMAMKIEAARHLVYVAAARAERGEGDLGFVSAAAKCFASDVAMEVTTDAVQLFGGAGYTSDFPVERMMRDAKITQIYEGTNQIQRMVMARNLLKG, from the coding sequence GTGAACTCTGGCTTCGGTACCTACCAGCTCGCGGACGAGCACGAGGCGCTGCGGGAGGCGGTCCGGGCGCTCGCGGAGAAGGAGATCGCGCCGCACGCCGCCGAGGTGGACGAGCAGGCGCGTTTCCCGCAGGAGGCGCGGGACGCCCTGACCAAGGCCGACCTGCACGCCGTGCACCTTCCCGAGGAGTACGGCGGTCAGGGCGCGGACTCGGTCGCGACCTGCATCGTCATCGAGGAGGTCGCGCGGGTCTGCGCGTCCTCCTCCCTGATCCCCGCGGTGAACAAGCTGGGCTCGATGCCCGTCCTGCTGGCGGGATCGGCCGAGCTGAAGGCGCAGGTCCTTCCCACGGTCGCCTCGGACGGCGCGATGATCTCCTACGCGCTGTCGGAACGCGAGGCGGGCTCGGACACCGCGTCGATGCGCACCAGGGCCCGGCTCGACGGCGATCACTGGGTGCTCAACGGCACCAAGTGCTGGATTACCAACGCGGGAGAGTCGGCCTGGTACACCGTCATGGCGGTGACCGACCCGAACGCGACGAAGAAGTCCGACGGCATCTCGGCGTTCGTCGTCCATGCCGACGACCCCGGCTTCGAGGTCGGCTCCAAGGAACGCAAGCTCGGCATCAAGGGCTCGCCGACCCGCGAGATCCACTTCTCGGACTGCACGATCCCCGCCGACCGCATCATCGGCGAGCCCGGCACCGGGCTCAAGACCGCGCTGCGGACGTTGGACCACACCCGGCCGACCATCGGCGCGCAGGCCCTCGGCATCGCGCAGGGCGCGCTCGACGCCTCGCTCGACTACGTCAAGAGCCGTAAGCAGTTCGGCAAGCCGATCAGCGACTTCCAGGGCGTGCAGTTCATGCTCGCCGACATGGCGATGAAGATCGAGGCCGCGCGTCACCTCGTCTACGTGGCGGCGGCACGTGCCGAGCGCGGCGAAGGCGATCTGGGCTTCGTCTCCGCCGCCGCGAAGTGCTTCGCCTCGGACGTCGCCATGGAGGTCACCACGGACGCCGTGCAGCTCTTCGGCGGCGCCGGCTACACCAGCGACTTCCCCGTGGAGCGGATGATGCGGGACGCGAAGATCACGCAGATCTACGAGGGCACCAACCAGATCCAGCGGATGGTGATGGCGCGGAACCTGCTCAAGGGCTAG
- a CDS encoding RtcB family protein — protein MHTLILGERVPIRAWADPAEIEPQAMAQLRNVANLPWLHGLAVMPDVHFGKGATVGSVIAMRDAVSPAAVGVDIGCGMTAVRTSLFDHDLPDDLGALRSRIEAEVPVGFARHDEPVNPARVPGTGGWEAFWSRFDQLHDGVRDLRSRAARQIGTLGGGNHFIEVCLEQGGPESGRVWLMLHSGSRNIGKELAERHVRIARSLSHNRNLVDTDLAVFLAGTPEMAAYRRDLYWAQEYALRNRATMMALVKGALRATVPAVRFDPEISCHHNYVAEERYDGVDVLVTRKGAIRAGSGELGIIPGSMGTGSYIVRGLGNRESFQSASHGAGRRMSRNRAKRLFSAADLAAQTEGVECRKDAGVVDEIPAAYKDVDEVVKAQQDLVAVVAHLKQVICVKG, from the coding sequence ATGCACACCCTGATCCTCGGTGAGCGCGTCCCCATCCGTGCCTGGGCCGATCCGGCCGAGATCGAGCCGCAGGCCATGGCGCAGCTTCGCAACGTCGCGAACCTGCCGTGGCTGCACGGACTCGCCGTGATGCCCGACGTGCACTTCGGCAAGGGCGCGACCGTCGGCAGCGTCATCGCGATGCGCGACGCCGTCTCGCCTGCCGCCGTGGGAGTGGACATCGGCTGCGGCATGACCGCCGTCCGCACCTCTCTCTTCGATCATGATCTGCCCGACGACCTCGGCGCGCTGCGCAGCCGGATCGAGGCGGAGGTGCCCGTCGGATTCGCCCGACACGACGAGCCGGTCAATCCGGCACGGGTGCCGGGGACCGGCGGATGGGAGGCGTTCTGGTCCCGCTTCGATCAACTGCACGACGGAGTACGGGACCTGCGGTCTCGGGCCGCGCGCCAGATCGGGACCCTAGGCGGCGGGAATCACTTCATCGAGGTCTGCCTGGAACAGGGCGGCCCTGAGTCGGGCCGGGTGTGGCTGATGCTGCATTCGGGATCGCGCAACATCGGCAAGGAGCTCGCCGAGCGGCATGTCCGGATCGCGCGGTCGCTGTCGCACAACAGGAACCTGGTGGACACCGACCTCGCCGTGTTCCTCGCCGGGACGCCGGAGATGGCCGCGTACCGGCGGGACCTGTACTGGGCACAGGAGTACGCCCTGCGGAATCGGGCGACGATGATGGCCCTGGTCAAAGGCGCGCTGCGGGCGACGGTACCTGCCGTCCGGTTCGATCCGGAGATCTCCTGTCACCACAACTACGTCGCCGAGGAGCGGTACGACGGCGTCGACGTCCTGGTGACCCGCAAGGGCGCCATCCGCGCGGGGTCGGGTGAGCTGGGCATCATCCCGGGCAGCATGGGCACCGGCTCCTACATCGTGCGCGGTCTGGGCAACCGGGAGTCGTTCCAGTCGGCGTCGCACGGCGCGGGACGACGGATGTCGCGAAACAGGGCCAAGCGGCTGTTCTCGGCGGCGGACCTGGCCGCGCAGACCGAGGGCGTGGAGTGTCGGAAGGACGCGGGAGTGGTGGACGAGATCCCGGCCGCGTACAAGGACGTCGACGAGGTCGTCAAGGCGCAGCAGGACCTGGTGGCGGTGGTCGCGCACCTGAAGCAGGTGATCTGCGTCAAGGGTTGA
- the purE gene encoding 5-(carboxyamino)imidazole ribonucleotide mutase yields the protein MGSDSDWPVMEAATTALAEFDVPYEVAVISAHRTPQRMVDYARTAADRGLRVIIAGAGGAAHLPGMVASATVLPVIGVPVPLRHLDGLDSLLSIVQMPAGVPVATVSVGGARNAGLLAVRTLGAGSDEHAARLRKAMAGFQADLEQLVLDKDAALRGRHEQG from the coding sequence ATGGGCAGCGACTCGGACTGGCCGGTGATGGAGGCTGCGACGACCGCGCTGGCCGAGTTCGACGTGCCGTACGAGGTCGCGGTCATCTCGGCGCACCGCACCCCGCAGCGGATGGTCGACTACGCCCGGACGGCGGCCGACCGAGGACTGCGAGTGATCATCGCGGGCGCGGGCGGGGCCGCCCACCTGCCAGGCATGGTCGCCTCGGCGACGGTGCTGCCGGTGATCGGCGTCCCGGTGCCGCTGCGCCACCTGGACGGGCTGGACTCGCTGCTGTCGATCGTGCAGATGCCCGCGGGCGTGCCGGTGGCGACGGTCTCGGTCGGCGGCGCCCGCAACGCGGGCCTGCTGGCCGTCCGCACGCTGGGCGCGGGCTCCGACGAGCACGCGGCACGGCTGCGCAAGGCGATGGCCGGTTTCCAGGCCGACCTGGAGCAGCTGGTGCTGGACAAGGACGCCGCGCTCCGCGGCAGACACGAACAGGGCTGA
- a CDS encoding 5-(carboxyamino)imidazole ribonucleotide synthase, translating to MGTSSKDKGSMPVVGMIGGGQLARMTHQAAIPLGQSLRVLAAAATDPAALVAPGVTVGMHTDPDAVRAFAADCDVVTFDHEHVPGDLLRGLVAEGVAVRPGPDALIHAQDKLVMRRRLRELGLPVPEFAEVTSPADLVSFGEEHGWPSVVKAVRGGYDGRGVWMPADADEAVGLATELLAAGTPLMVEQKVPMRRELAAVVARSPFGQGAAWPVVRTVQSDGICVEVHAPAPGLSTAMAAKAQEIAFRIADELDVVGVLAVELFELDLTGRADEADSGWRELAPDGLVVNELAMRPHNSGHWTIEGARTSQFEQHLRAVLDYPLGNTDPVAPAAVMTNVLGAPEQPAMSVDERLHHLFARYPDAKVHLYGKTERPGRKVGHVTMLGDDVDAVAVRARLAAHWLSHARWTDGYDIHGGEQR from the coding sequence GTGGGCACCAGCAGCAAGGACAAGGGCTCGATGCCCGTCGTCGGCATGATCGGCGGCGGACAGCTCGCCCGGATGACACACCAGGCCGCGATCCCGCTCGGGCAGTCCCTCCGGGTGCTCGCCGCCGCGGCCACGGACCCGGCGGCACTGGTCGCTCCGGGGGTCACCGTCGGTATGCACACCGACCCCGACGCGGTGCGCGCGTTCGCGGCCGACTGCGATGTCGTGACCTTCGACCACGAGCACGTGCCCGGTGATCTGCTCCGGGGACTCGTGGCGGAGGGCGTCGCGGTCCGGCCGGGCCCGGATGCCCTGATCCACGCCCAGGACAAGCTGGTGATGCGGCGCCGACTGCGAGAACTGGGCCTGCCGGTTCCGGAGTTCGCCGAGGTCACGAGCCCGGCGGACCTGGTGTCCTTCGGCGAGGAACACGGCTGGCCGTCGGTGGTCAAGGCGGTTCGAGGCGGCTATGACGGACGTGGCGTGTGGATGCCCGCCGACGCCGACGAGGCGGTCGGCCTGGCGACGGAGCTGCTCGCCGCGGGCACGCCGTTGATGGTGGAGCAGAAGGTGCCGATGCGCCGTGAGCTGGCCGCCGTCGTGGCACGCTCGCCGTTCGGTCAGGGCGCCGCGTGGCCGGTGGTGCGGACCGTTCAGTCCGACGGCATCTGCGTGGAGGTGCACGCGCCCGCTCCCGGCCTGTCCACCGCCATGGCCGCCAAGGCGCAGGAGATCGCCTTCCGGATCGCCGATGAGCTGGACGTGGTCGGCGTGCTGGCCGTCGAGCTGTTCGAGCTCGACCTGACCGGGCGCGCGGATGAGGCCGACTCCGGATGGCGGGAGCTCGCCCCGGACGGCCTGGTCGTCAACGAGCTGGCCATGCGGCCGCACAACTCCGGTCACTGGACCATCGAGGGTGCCAGGACCTCGCAGTTCGAACAGCATCTGCGTGCGGTGCTGGACTATCCGCTGGGCAACACCGACCCGGTGGCGCCCGCGGCGGTGATGACCAACGTCCTCGGCGCGCCGGAGCAGCCCGCGATGTCGGTCGACGAGCGGCTGCATCACCTGTTCGCCCGGTATCCCGACGCGAAGGTCCACCTGTACGGGAAGACCGAGCGGCCCGGCCGCAAGGTCGGGCATGTCACGATGCTCGGCGACGACGTCGACGCCGTCGCGGTGCGGGCACGACTGGCCGCGCACTGGCTCTCGCATGCGCGGTGGACCGACGGCTACGACATCCACGGAGGAGAACAGCGGTGA